Proteins encoded together in one Lathamus discolor isolate bLatDis1 chromosome 3, bLatDis1.hap1, whole genome shotgun sequence window:
- the LOC136009608 gene encoding pancreatic alpha-amylase-like isoform X2 codes for MCVSMEAGPRWTRAAHRNESKLLSCQPARETPRRAELTLWVSPPNENIVVTNPNRPWWERYQPISYKLCTRSGNEDEFRDMVTRCNNVGVRIYVDAVVNHMCGSGGGSGTHSTCGSYFNAGNREFPAVPYSAWDFNDGKCKTRSGEIESYSDKYQIRDCRLSGLLDLALEKDYVRSEVAQYMNHLIDIGVAGFRIDAAKHMWPEDIKAFLDKLKDLNTRWFSAGTRPFIYQEVIDLGGEPITGSEYFGNGRVTEFKYGARLGTVIRKWNGEKMSYLKNWGEGWGFVPSDRALVFVDNHDNQRGHGAGGASILTFWDARLYKMAVGFMLAHPYGFTRVMSSFRWPRHFVNGQDVNDWVGPPSNSDGSTKAVTINADTTCGNDWVCEHRWHQIRNMVVFRNVVDGQPFSNWWDNGSNQVAFGRGNKGFIVFNNDDWDMNVSLQTGLPAGTYCDVISGDKEGNRCTGSQVYVSGDGMANFQISNQAEDPFMAIHVNAKL; via the exons ATGTGCGTGTCCATGGAAGCAGGCCCACGCTGGACCCGGGCAGCCCACAGGAACGAAAGCAAACTTCTTTCTTGCCAGCCTGCAAGAGAGACACCTCGCAGAGCTGAGCTCACGCTGTGG GTTTCACCtccaaatgaaaacattgtCGTTACTAACCCAAACAGACCCTGGTGGGAAAGATACCAGCCCATCAGCTACAAGCTCTGCACTCGGTCAGGAAATGAAGACGAGTTCAGAGACATGGTGACCAGATGCAACAACGTTGGA GTGCGCATTTATGTGGATGCTGTCGTCAACCACATGTGTGGCTCCGGGGGTGGCTCAGGCACTCATTCTACCTGCGGAAGCTACTTTAATGCCGGCAACAGAGAATTTCCAGCTGTGCCGTACTCTGCCTGGGATTTCAATGATGGCAAATGTAAAACTCGAAGTGGAGAAATTGAAAGTTATAGTGATAAATATCAG ATCCGGGACTGTCGCTTGTCTGGCCTTCTTGATCTGGCCCTGGAGAAGGACTATGTCCGCTCAGAAGTTGCTCAGTACATGAACCATCTCATTGATATTGGCGTAGCAGGCTTCCGAATTGATGCTGCCAAGCATATGTGGCCTGAGGacattaaagcatttctggacAAGCTGAAAGATCTAAATACTCGATGGTTTTCTGCAGGAACAAGACCTTTCATTTACCAGGAG GTAATTGACTTGGGTGGAGAGCCGATCACAGGCAGTGAGTACTTTGGAAACGGCCGAGTGACGGAATTCAAATACGGTGCCAGACTGGGGACGGTGATCCGCAAGTGGAATGGAGAAAAGATGTCTTACTTAAA GAACTGGGGAGAAGGCTGGGGCTTTGTGCCTTCCGACAGAGCCCTGGTCTTTGTGGATAATCACGACAACCAGCGGGGGCACGGGGCCGGTGGGGCTTCCATTCTGACCTTCTGGGACGCCAG GCTTTATAAAATGGCAGTTGGTTTCATGCTCGCTCATCCGTATGGGTTCACACGTGTGATGTCAAGTTTTCGCTGGCCAAGACATTTTGTAAACGGACAG GACGTCAATGACTGGGTTGGACCACCAAGTAACTCCGATGGATCAACAAAGGCCGTTACGATCAACGCAGACACTACCTGTGGCAATGACTGGGTTTGTGAACATCGCTGGCATCAAATCCG GAACATGGTTGTCTTCCGTAACGTGGTGGACGGTCAGCCTTTCTCCAACTGGTGGGACAACGGCAGCAACCAAGTAGCTTTTGGCCGCGGCAATAAAGGCTTCATCGTTTTCAATAACGATGACTG GGATATGAACGTCAGTTTGCAAACTGGGCTGCCTGCTGGTACCTACTGTGATGTTATTTCTGGAGATAAGGAGGGCAACCGATGCACTGGGAGTCAGGTGTATGTTTCTGGGGACGGAATGGCTAATTTCCAGATTAGTAACCAGGCTGAAGATCCATTCATGGCAATTCACGTTAATGCCAAGTTGTAA
- the LOC136009608 gene encoding pancreatic alpha-amylase-like isoform X1, translating to MRVLLLLAALGLCWGQYNPNTQAGRTSIVHLFEWRWADIALECERYLAPYGFGGVQVSPPNENIVVTNPNRPWWERYQPISYKLCTRSGNEDEFRDMVTRCNNVGVRIYVDAVVNHMCGSGGGSGTHSTCGSYFNAGNREFPAVPYSAWDFNDGKCKTRSGEIESYSDKYQIRDCRLSGLLDLALEKDYVRSEVAQYMNHLIDIGVAGFRIDAAKHMWPEDIKAFLDKLKDLNTRWFSAGTRPFIYQEVIDLGGEPITGSEYFGNGRVTEFKYGARLGTVIRKWNGEKMSYLKNWGEGWGFVPSDRALVFVDNHDNQRGHGAGGASILTFWDARLYKMAVGFMLAHPYGFTRVMSSFRWPRHFVNGQDVNDWVGPPSNSDGSTKAVTINADTTCGNDWVCEHRWHQIRNMVVFRNVVDGQPFSNWWDNGSNQVAFGRGNKGFIVFNNDDWDMNVSLQTGLPAGTYCDVISGDKEGNRCTGSQVYVSGDGMANFQISNQAEDPFMAIHVNAKL from the exons GGAGGACGTCTATCGTACATCTCTTTGAATGGCGCTGGGCCGATATTGCTCTTGAGTGTGAGCGCTATTTAGCTCCTTATGGATTCGGAGGAGTTCAG GTTTCACCtccaaatgaaaacattgtCGTTACTAACCCAAACAGACCCTGGTGGGAAAGATACCAGCCCATCAGCTACAAGCTCTGCACTCGGTCAGGAAATGAAGACGAGTTCAGAGACATGGTGACCAGATGCAACAACGTTGGA GTGCGCATTTATGTGGATGCTGTCGTCAACCACATGTGTGGCTCCGGGGGTGGCTCAGGCACTCATTCTACCTGCGGAAGCTACTTTAATGCCGGCAACAGAGAATTTCCAGCTGTGCCGTACTCTGCCTGGGATTTCAATGATGGCAAATGTAAAACTCGAAGTGGAGAAATTGAAAGTTATAGTGATAAATATCAG ATCCGGGACTGTCGCTTGTCTGGCCTTCTTGATCTGGCCCTGGAGAAGGACTATGTCCGCTCAGAAGTTGCTCAGTACATGAACCATCTCATTGATATTGGCGTAGCAGGCTTCCGAATTGATGCTGCCAAGCATATGTGGCCTGAGGacattaaagcatttctggacAAGCTGAAAGATCTAAATACTCGATGGTTTTCTGCAGGAACAAGACCTTTCATTTACCAGGAG GTAATTGACTTGGGTGGAGAGCCGATCACAGGCAGTGAGTACTTTGGAAACGGCCGAGTGACGGAATTCAAATACGGTGCCAGACTGGGGACGGTGATCCGCAAGTGGAATGGAGAAAAGATGTCTTACTTAAA GAACTGGGGAGAAGGCTGGGGCTTTGTGCCTTCCGACAGAGCCCTGGTCTTTGTGGATAATCACGACAACCAGCGGGGGCACGGGGCCGGTGGGGCTTCCATTCTGACCTTCTGGGACGCCAG GCTTTATAAAATGGCAGTTGGTTTCATGCTCGCTCATCCGTATGGGTTCACACGTGTGATGTCAAGTTTTCGCTGGCCAAGACATTTTGTAAACGGACAG GACGTCAATGACTGGGTTGGACCACCAAGTAACTCCGATGGATCAACAAAGGCCGTTACGATCAACGCAGACACTACCTGTGGCAATGACTGGGTTTGTGAACATCGCTGGCATCAAATCCG GAACATGGTTGTCTTCCGTAACGTGGTGGACGGTCAGCCTTTCTCCAACTGGTGGGACAACGGCAGCAACCAAGTAGCTTTTGGCCGCGGCAATAAAGGCTTCATCGTTTTCAATAACGATGACTG GGATATGAACGTCAGTTTGCAAACTGGGCTGCCTGCTGGTACCTACTGTGATGTTATTTCTGGAGATAAGGAGGGCAACCGATGCACTGGGAGTCAGGTGTATGTTTCTGGGGACGGAATGGCTAATTTCCAGATTAGTAACCAGGCTGAAGATCCATTCATGGCAATTCACGTTAATGCCAAGTTGTAA